A window of Taeniopygia guttata chromosome 14, bTaeGut7.mat, whole genome shotgun sequence contains these coding sequences:
- the LITAF gene encoding lipopolysaccharide-induced tumor necrosis factor-alpha factor: MSAPSGNPVPSAPPSYEEAVGINVNYPHPYPVPGPGQKPDGKGMNLPPNMGQTPPANNPVTVQTVYVQQPVVFYDRPVQMCCPSCNQMIVTRLSYDSGALTWLSCGGLCLLGCIAGCCLIPFCIDALKDVDHTCPKCNALVGSYKRL, from the exons ATGTCTGCTCCAAGTGGCAATCCTGTCCCATCTGCACCACCTTCTTATGAGGAAGCCGTAGGAATCAATGTGAACTATCCTCACCCCTATCCCGTCCCTGGCCCTGGACAGAAGCCAGATGGGAAGGGAATGAACCTTCCCCCAAACATGGGACAAACTCCACCAGCAAATAACCCCG TTACTGTTCAGACGGTGTATGTGCAGCAGCCAGTAGTGTTTTATGACCGCCCAGTTCAGATGTGCTGCCCTTCCTGTAACCAGATGATAGTGACACGTCTCTCGTACGACTCAGGAGCTTTGACCTGGCTGTCATGTGGtggcctctgcctgctggg gTGTATAGCAGGCTGCTGCTTAATTCCCTTCTGCATTGATGCCCTAAAGGATGTGGATCACACCTGTCCGAAATGCAACGCTCTTGTTGGCTCTTACAAACGTTTATAG